From Pedobacter indicus, a single genomic window includes:
- the uvrA gene encoding excinuclease ABC subunit UvrA, translated as MNNNTIPDLEEQSEVEVYGARVHNLKNIDVSFPRNQLVVITGLSGSGKSSLAFDTIYAEGQRRYLETFSAYSRQFLGGLERPDVDKITGLSPVIAIEQKTTSKNPRSTVGTITEVYDFLRLLYARASEAFSYVSGKKMARLSEDQIIDQILNQFDNQAINVLAPVVKGRKGHYRELFEQIRKQGFVKVRVDGELMDLMPKMQVDRYKTHDIEVVIDRLLVSQQDRKRLVSSVQQAMKHAKGVIKISDVSNKEYFFSRFLMDPESGISYDEPQPNTFSFNSPYGACEHCDGLGYVFQLDRESVIPDVKLSIMRGGILPIGEYKDNWTFQQLKALGKKYGFSLTTPIKELSEEHLDIIFHGAPDIITVPVSYNKWNVKNYQITYDGLIKQWEEQLEQKGGVSDLDDYRSLRTCPTCHGARLKKEALHFKIDDKNIAQLAEMDIAGLAEWFEGLENRLNERQKTIAVEILKEIRSRLGFLLDVGLDYLTLNRTARTLSGGEAQRIRLATQIGSQLVNVLYILDEPSIGLHQRDNERLINALKDLRDLGNTVLVVEHDKDMILAADYVIDMGPAAGSHGGEVVAEGTPHEIESSRTLTADYLTERREIVVPSERREGNGEFLTLEKASGNNLKNVTVSFPLGCFIAVTGVSGSGKSSLITETLYPILNKHIFRAKKTPLPYKKLVGLEHIDKVIEIDQSPIGRTPRSNPSTYTGVFSDIRNLFVQLPEAKIRGYKPGRFSFNVKGGRCETCKGAGMKVIEMNFLPDVQVPCETCQGKRYNRETLEVRYRGKSISDVLDMRIADAMEFFEPIPSIYRKIKTLNDVGLGYLTLGQSSVSLSGGEAQRVKLATELSKKDTGKTFYILDEPTTGLHFEDVNVLLGVLNRLVNRGNTVLVIEHNMDVIKVADYVIDMGPEGGQRGGELVFSGTPEELARNKRSKTARFVAMELGNKLVDKK; from the coding sequence ATGAATAATAATACCATTCCGGATTTAGAAGAACAAAGTGAAGTCGAAGTTTACGGCGCCAGGGTTCATAATCTAAAAAACATCGATGTAAGCTTTCCCAGAAATCAACTCGTAGTAATTACAGGGCTCAGTGGAAGTGGAAAGTCTTCATTGGCTTTCGATACGATTTATGCTGAAGGTCAGCGCAGGTATTTAGAAACTTTTAGCGCATATAGCCGGCAGTTCTTAGGCGGATTAGAGCGCCCCGACGTGGATAAGATTACCGGATTAAGTCCGGTGATAGCCATAGAACAAAAAACAACGAGTAAAAATCCAAGATCGACAGTAGGCACCATAACCGAGGTTTACGATTTTCTCCGTCTTTTATATGCTCGCGCCAGCGAAGCATTTTCTTACGTCTCTGGGAAGAAAATGGCCAGATTGTCGGAAGATCAGATCATCGACCAGATCCTGAATCAATTCGATAATCAGGCGATCAATGTTCTTGCTCCCGTTGTGAAGGGGCGGAAAGGACATTACCGTGAGCTATTCGAGCAAATCAGAAAGCAGGGTTTTGTAAAGGTGCGCGTCGACGGAGAGCTTATGGATCTCATGCCCAAGATGCAGGTAGACCGCTACAAAACGCACGATATCGAGGTTGTTATTGATCGCCTTCTGGTCAGTCAGCAGGATAGAAAACGATTAGTAAGCTCGGTACAACAAGCAATGAAACATGCTAAAGGAGTGATCAAAATTAGCGATGTTTCCAATAAGGAATATTTCTTCAGCCGGTTCCTCATGGATCCCGAGTCGGGTATTTCTTATGACGAACCGCAACCCAATACCTTCTCTTTCAATTCCCCTTATGGCGCCTGTGAGCATTGCGACGGACTGGGTTATGTATTTCAGTTAGATCGGGAGAGCGTAATCCCCGATGTTAAACTGAGCATTATGCGTGGGGGCATTCTGCCGATCGGGGAGTATAAAGATAATTGGACCTTTCAGCAACTTAAAGCGTTGGGGAAGAAATACGGTTTTTCCTTAACAACGCCGATTAAGGAGTTGTCTGAGGAGCATTTAGATATTATCTTTCACGGTGCACCAGATATTATCACGGTACCCGTTTCCTATAACAAGTGGAATGTAAAGAACTATCAGATCACATACGACGGCTTGATCAAGCAATGGGAAGAACAGCTTGAGCAAAAAGGAGGGGTGAGTGACCTGGATGACTACCGGTCTTTGCGGACTTGCCCGACTTGTCATGGCGCGCGCTTGAAGAAAGAGGCGCTACATTTTAAGATTGACGATAAAAATATCGCTCAATTAGCGGAAATGGATATTGCCGGCCTAGCAGAATGGTTTGAGGGTTTGGAGAACCGGTTGAATGAAAGGCAGAAGACGATAGCAGTTGAGATCTTGAAGGAAATACGATCTAGACTAGGGTTTTTATTAGACGTTGGTTTAGACTATCTCACGCTCAACAGAACAGCCAGAACGCTGTCTGGGGGTGAAGCACAGCGTATCCGCTTAGCTACACAAATTGGTTCACAACTAGTTAACGTACTTTATATTTTAGATGAACCGAGCATTGGCCTTCATCAAAGAGATAATGAGCGATTGATTAATGCCTTGAAGGATCTAAGAGATTTGGGGAATACAGTCCTGGTCGTTGAGCATGATAAAGACATGATCTTGGCGGCTGATTACGTGATTGATATGGGGCCTGCAGCGGGCTCTCACGGTGGTGAGGTTGTTGCAGAAGGTACTCCGCATGAGATTGAGAGTAGCCGGACGCTAACAGCAGATTACCTGACAGAAAGAAGGGAGATTGTAGTCCCTTCGGAAAGAAGAGAAGGGAATGGCGAGTTTCTGACCTTAGAGAAAGCGTCGGGGAATAATTTAAAGAACGTGACGGTAAGCTTCCCTCTGGGTTGTTTTATTGCCGTAACCGGAGTGTCAGGCAGCGGTAAATCAAGTTTAATTACTGAAACCCTATACCCAATTTTAAATAAACATATTTTCAGGGCGAAGAAAACACCGCTTCCCTATAAAAAGCTTGTGGGTTTAGAGCATATAGATAAAGTAATCGAAATCGACCAATCACCGATTGGGCGTACGCCCCGGTCAAACCCATCTACCTATACAGGAGTTTTCTCCGATATCCGAAATCTCTTTGTCCAGCTGCCTGAAGCGAAGATCAGAGGTTACAAGCCGGGCAGGTTCTCCTTCAACGTCAAGGGGGGCAGGTGCGAGACATGTAAAGGTGCCGGGATGAAGGTAATTGAAATGAACTTTCTTCCCGATGTCCAGGTCCCCTGTGAAACCTGTCAGGGCAAACGATATAACCGGGAGACCCTTGAAGTAAGGTATCGCGGGAAATCTATCAGCGATGTGCTTGATATGCGGATTGCGGATGCTATGGAATTCTTTGAACCTATACCCTCCATTTACCGTAAGATCAAGACGCTGAATGACGTAGGTCTTGGTTATTTGACATTGGGGCAATCTTCAGTATCTTTGTCAGGAGGTGAGGCTCAGCGCGTCAAATTAGCTACAGAACTATCGAAAAAAGATACTGGAAAAACATTCTATATCTTAGATGAGCCGACAACGGGCCTACACTTTGAGGATGTTAACGTATTATTGGGTGTTCTGAACCGCTTGGTTAATCGGGGCAATACCGTATTGGTCATTGAGCATAACATGGATGTAATAAAAGTAGCCGATTACGTCATTGATATGGGGCCTGAAGGTGGGCAACGTGGTGGGGAGCTGGTATTCTCCGGTACCCCTGAAGAGTTGGCCAGAAACAAGCGAAGCAAGACTGCGCGTTTTGTTGCGATGGAGTTGGGTAATAAATTAGTTGATAAAAAATAA
- a CDS encoding lytic transglycosylase domain-containing protein, which yields MIKKHMLTCALAVLILIGSKLFIYSTPASTKDEVIAQIDAEEFVEKHREALEIEKREAYFSSINFADELVPLDKKGVEKRLKRNLDKFSYSKLRTHKLHRLAKQWFPVIEPILAKHGIPEDFKYVPLVESGLKSGTSHKGASGYWQFMPATARSFGLRVDDSVDERHNIVKSTEAAAKYIKALYNIFDDWTLTAAAFNVGEGSLLRSLNAQDKETYYELSLNPETRVYVYKVISMKEVIEHPELYGFQPANGRGMLADNSSVMQSDDNGRL from the coding sequence ATGATAAAAAAACACATGCTCACATGTGCATTAGCGGTGCTAATTTTGATAGGCTCAAAACTGTTTATCTATAGTACACCGGCATCTACCAAAGATGAAGTAATAGCACAAATTGATGCCGAAGAATTTGTTGAAAAACATCGGGAGGCATTAGAAATTGAAAAAAGAGAAGCATATTTTTCTTCTATAAATTTTGCTGATGAACTCGTCCCTCTCGACAAGAAGGGGGTGGAGAAACGCTTAAAAAGAAATCTTGACAAATTCTCATATTCCAAACTGCGGACACATAAGTTACACCGATTGGCTAAACAATGGTTTCCTGTAATCGAGCCAATTCTTGCCAAGCACGGTATTCCCGAAGATTTTAAATATGTCCCTCTTGTAGAAAGCGGATTAAAGTCGGGAACCTCGCATAAAGGGGCGTCGGGCTATTGGCAGTTTATGCCCGCAACCGCGCGGTCGTTTGGCTTACGAGTAGATGACAGCGTAGACGAGCGCCATAATATTGTCAAATCTACAGAGGCCGCTGCCAAGTACATCAAAGCCCTTTATAATATATTTGATGACTGGACATTGACAGCAGCTGCATTTAATGTAGGTGAAGGAAGTTTGCTCCGGTCATTGAATGCGCAGGATAAAGAGACCTATTATGAGCTCTCATTAAATCCGGAGACACGCGTATATGTATATAAAGTAATTTCTATGAAAGAGGTTATCGAGCATCCCGAGCTTTACGGTTTTCAACCTGCTAACGGACGTGGCATGCTCGCTGACAACTCTAGCGTAATGCAATCTGACGACAACGGCAGGTTATAA